A window of the Halobacterium hubeiense genome harbors these coding sequences:
- a CDS encoding CopD family protein: MDFDIAAARVVHVVFGAAWTGSTLAVALFVVPAARRGVLDAAPVEWIADRFTKLSVASVAAMLLTGGHLAGNLYTFEALANSSRGHLVVGMTGLWLVLAGLAHVATSRLTAGHDVQSAADDATPWFGAAAVVSVALLVLAGLL, encoded by the coding sequence ATGGACTTCGACATCGCCGCCGCCCGCGTCGTCCACGTCGTCTTCGGCGCGGCGTGGACCGGGAGCACGCTCGCCGTCGCACTGTTCGTCGTGCCCGCCGCGCGCCGCGGCGTGCTGGACGCCGCGCCCGTGGAGTGGATTGCCGACCGATTCACGAAGCTCAGCGTCGCCAGCGTCGCCGCGATGCTGTTGACCGGCGGCCACCTCGCCGGCAACCTCTACACGTTCGAGGCGCTCGCGAACTCCTCGCGGGGCCATCTCGTCGTGGGGATGACCGGGCTCTGGTTGGTGCTGGCAGGGCTGGCGCACGTCGCGACGAGTCGCCTCACCGCCGGCCACGACGTCCAGTCGGCAGCCGACGACGCGACGCCGTGGTTCGGTGCCGCGGCCGTCGTAAGCGTCGCACTGCTCGTGCTCGCCGGCCTGCTCTGA
- the psmA gene encoding archaeal proteasome endopeptidase complex subunit alpha: MQGQNQQQAYDRGITIFSPDGRLYQVEYAREAVKRGTASIGVRTEDGVVLVVDKRTRSPLLEGSSVEKLHKVDDHVGAASAGHVADARKLVDHARQQSQVERVRYDEPIGVRTLTKEVTDHIQQYTQVGGARPFGVALLVAGVSDGEPRLFETDPSGTSNEWKAVAIGSDRSAIQEFLEDEYAEDLTLDEGVDLALRALSEGRDDELSAEGVGVATVDADSALFRELETEETAEYLDALE; this comes from the coding sequence ATGCAGGGTCAGAACCAACAGCAGGCCTACGACCGCGGTATCACGATCTTCTCGCCGGACGGCCGCCTCTACCAGGTGGAGTACGCGCGGGAAGCGGTCAAGCGAGGCACCGCCAGCATCGGCGTCCGCACCGAGGACGGCGTCGTCCTCGTCGTGGACAAGCGCACCCGCTCGCCGCTCCTGGAGGGCTCCAGCGTCGAGAAGCTCCACAAGGTCGACGACCACGTCGGCGCGGCCAGCGCCGGCCACGTCGCCGACGCGCGGAAGCTCGTCGACCACGCGCGCCAGCAGTCCCAGGTCGAGCGCGTGCGCTACGACGAACCCATCGGCGTCCGCACGCTGACGAAGGAGGTCACCGACCACATCCAGCAGTACACGCAGGTCGGGGGCGCGCGCCCGTTCGGCGTCGCCCTCCTCGTCGCGGGCGTCTCCGACGGCGAACCCCGCCTCTTCGAGACGGACCCCTCCGGCACCTCCAACGAGTGGAAGGCCGTCGCCATCGGCTCGGACCGCTCCGCGATTCAGGAGTTCCTCGAAGACGAGTACGCCGAGGACCTCACGCTCGACGAGGGCGTGGACCTCGCGCTCCGCGCGCTCAGCGAGGGCCGCGACGACGAACTCTCCGCGGAGGGCGTCGGCGTCGCCACCGTGGACGCCGACTCCGCGCTGTTCCGCGAACTCGAGACCGAGGAGACCGCCGAGTACCTCGACGCCCTCGAATAA
- a CDS encoding carbohydrate kinase family protein produces MRTDRILVAGETLVDLFPSGAGDLATVEGFVHRAGGAPANVAAGLARLDSPPELWTRLGDDAFGAYLRDALADRGLDGEFVVAGDAATALAVVSPTPDGDRSFTFYESDTATLAFEAGTVSDSALADFGCVHAGGVALANDAGCTATLDLLERARDADCLVSFDPNARPDLWDEPDAAGDAVREALDLADLLFCSPDDLRPLGLAERVRSEPAAVAADLLDYGPETVFLTRGGDGATAVAESADGEQVTRSAPAFDVDVVDTTGAGDAFTAGALAAYEPGMGGDALGDALRYANATAALTTTETGGMAALPDDAAVRALVECASEST; encoded by the coding sequence GTGCGCACTGACCGCATCCTCGTCGCCGGCGAGACGCTCGTCGACCTGTTCCCCTCGGGTGCCGGCGACCTCGCGACCGTGGAGGGCTTCGTCCACCGCGCGGGCGGCGCACCAGCGAACGTCGCGGCCGGGCTCGCGCGCCTCGACAGCCCGCCCGAACTCTGGACGCGCCTCGGTGACGACGCGTTCGGCGCGTACCTCCGGGATGCGCTCGCCGACCGCGGCCTCGACGGCGAGTTCGTCGTCGCAGGCGACGCCGCCACCGCGCTCGCGGTCGTCAGCCCGACGCCCGACGGCGACCGCTCGTTCACCTTCTACGAGAGCGACACCGCCACGCTCGCGTTCGAGGCCGGGACTGTCTCCGACAGCGCACTCGCCGACTTCGGCTGCGTCCACGCCGGCGGCGTCGCGCTCGCGAACGACGCGGGCTGCACCGCCACGCTCGACTTGCTGGAGCGCGCCCGCGACGCGGATTGTCTGGTCTCGTTCGACCCGAACGCGCGCCCCGACCTCTGGGACGAGCCGGACGCCGCCGGCGACGCCGTCCGCGAGGCGCTCGACCTCGCAGACCTCCTGTTCTGTAGCCCCGACGACCTCCGGCCGCTCGGCCTCGCTGAGCGCGTTCGGAGCGAGCCAGCGGCCGTCGCCGCCGACCTGCTCGACTACGGCCCCGAGACGGTGTTCCTCACGCGCGGCGGCGACGGCGCGACGGCTGTCGCCGAGTCGGCGGACGGCGAGCAAGTGACGCGCTCCGCTCCCGCGTTCGACGTGGACGTCGTGGACACGACGGGCGCCGGCGACGCGTTCACGGCCGGCGCGCTCGCGGCGTACGAGCCCGGAATGGGCGGCGACGCGCTCGGCGACGCGCTCCGGTACGCGAACGCGACCGCGGCGCTCACGACCACCGAGACCGGCGGGATGGCCGCGCTCCCCGACGACGCCGCGGTCCGTGCGTTGGTCGAGTGTGCGTCGGAATCCACGTAA
- a CDS encoding DUF2306 domain-containing protein, with amino-acid sequence MTVETAALWTHVAAGVAALVAGGVALATEKGGRRHRQAGRVYVAAMAVVVATVLPLFALDPTFFRAFLLLVAVFSGYFAFSGYRELARKRPSDDPAAVDWAAAVAVVAACVALGAWGVTLVAAGDSLGVVMAVFGGIGGALGASDLRAYWRGADRSWLVGHLSRMVGGYIATVTAVSVVNLGMVPDVVAWLWPTAVGVPLIWYWQAEYADVGPLAGRV; translated from the coding sequence ATGACAGTCGAGACGGCGGCGCTCTGGACGCACGTCGCCGCGGGCGTCGCTGCGCTGGTCGCCGGCGGCGTCGCGCTCGCGACCGAGAAGGGCGGGCGCCGCCACCGGCAGGCGGGCCGCGTCTACGTCGCGGCGATGGCAGTGGTCGTCGCGACGGTGCTCCCGCTGTTCGCGCTCGACCCGACGTTCTTCCGCGCGTTCCTCCTGCTGGTCGCGGTGTTCAGCGGCTACTTCGCGTTCTCGGGGTACCGCGAGCTCGCTCGCAAACGGCCGAGCGACGACCCCGCGGCGGTGGACTGGGCGGCGGCAGTCGCGGTCGTCGCTGCGTGCGTCGCGCTCGGCGCGTGGGGCGTCACGCTCGTCGCTGCCGGGGACTCGCTGGGCGTCGTGATGGCCGTATTCGGCGGCATCGGCGGCGCGCTCGGCGCCAGCGACCTGCGGGCGTACTGGCGGGGCGCGGACCGCTCGTGGCTGGTCGGCCACCTCTCGCGGATGGTCGGCGGGTACATCGCGACGGTCACCGCGGTCTCGGTGGTCAACCTCGGGATGGTCCCCGACGTCGTCGCGTGGCTGTGGCCGACGGCGGTCGGCGTCCCGCTCATCTGGTACTGGCAGGCCGAGTACGCCGACGTGGGGCCGCTGGCCGGCAGAGTCTGA
- a CDS encoding DsbA family oxidoreductase: MSDADEITVYSDYVCPFCYLGRQSLSEYQAEREEELDIDWQPFDLRAQKRGPDGEIDHSVDDGKDDEYFEKARENVQRLKEEYGADEMQMDFSGEVDSLDAQAASLYVSDEHPEQWLDFDVAIFEALWEEGRDIGDVDVLADLAEDVGLDPDEIREVVETEQYHDELRAKFREAQQQGISGVPTFAYDGYGARGAVPPSQLRRLVEGT, from the coding sequence ATGAGCGACGCCGACGAAATCACGGTGTACTCCGACTACGTCTGCCCGTTCTGCTACCTCGGGCGGCAGTCGCTGTCGGAGTACCAGGCAGAGCGCGAGGAGGAACTCGACATCGACTGGCAGCCCTTCGACCTGCGCGCGCAGAAGCGCGGGCCGGACGGCGAAATCGACCACAGCGTCGACGACGGCAAGGACGACGAGTACTTCGAGAAGGCCCGCGAGAACGTCCAGCGCCTCAAGGAGGAGTACGGCGCCGACGAGATGCAGATGGACTTCTCGGGGGAGGTCGACTCGCTGGACGCGCAGGCCGCCTCCCTGTACGTCAGCGACGAGCACCCCGAGCAGTGGCTGGACTTCGACGTCGCCATCTTCGAGGCACTCTGGGAGGAGGGTCGCGACATCGGCGACGTGGACGTGCTCGCGGACCTCGCCGAGGACGTCGGCCTCGACCCCGACGAGATTCGGGAGGTCGTCGAAACCGAGCAGTACCACGACGAACTCCGCGCGAAGTTCCGCGAGGCCCAACAGCAGGGCATCAGCGGCGTGCCGACGTTCGCGTACGACGGCTACGGCGCGCGCGGCGCCGTCCCGCCGTCCCAGCTCCGCCGGCTCGTCGAAGGCACGTAA
- a CDS encoding CNNM domain-containing protein: protein MALDLSVLPSLAAVAVLLAVSAYFSSTEIALFSLTDERIAALAGEDERGPELKRLRDDPHRLLVTILVGNNVVNIAVSSILTVLLVTYLPPELAVVGTTLVATSLVLVCGEILPKSWGLANAESWALTTARPLKYIALALWPLVAFFDAITRRLAGATGGSPHIEQELLEEE, encoded by the coding sequence ATGGCACTGGACCTCTCCGTACTCCCGTCGCTGGCCGCGGTCGCCGTCCTGCTGGCGGTGTCGGCGTACTTCTCCAGCACGGAAATCGCGCTGTTCTCGCTCACCGACGAACGAATCGCCGCCCTCGCGGGCGAGGACGAACGCGGGCCCGAGCTGAAGCGGCTCCGCGACGACCCACACCGGCTGCTCGTGACGATTCTCGTCGGGAACAACGTCGTCAACATCGCCGTCTCCAGCATCCTCACCGTGCTGCTCGTGACCTACCTCCCGCCCGAGCTGGCGGTCGTCGGGACGACGCTGGTCGCCACGTCGCTGGTGCTCGTCTGCGGGGAGATTCTCCCCAAGTCCTGGGGGCTGGCCAACGCCGAGTCGTGGGCGCTCACCACCGCCCGCCCGCTGAAGTACATCGCGCTCGCGCTGTGGCCGCTGGTCGCGTTCTTCGACGCGATTACGCGGCGGCTCGCCGGCGCGACCGGCGGCAGCCCCCACATCGAGCAGGAACTGTTAGAGGAGGAGTGA
- the mutS gene encoding DNA mismatch repair protein MutS, which produces MDAALGPPEKMAESEGDLTPMMSQYFELTRRYEDALVLFQVGDFYELFCEAAEAAARICEITLTAREDSTGEYPMAGVPIDNAEPYIDDLLDAGYRVAVADQVEDPDEVTGVVERAVTRVVTPGTLTEDELLGGDDNNFVAAVAADDDGGFGLALLDVSTGDFYATSLPNAARVRDELGRFAPAELVTGPGVAAERFEDGTFVAEYEDAAFDGERAAETVAAYFGSVDALAGDAEVAACGALLDYAEYTRGGEDGDRLDYLNHLTRYDPREYLQMDAVALRSLEVFEQRSVHGAEGTALVDVLDETACALGRRTLTDWLRRPLTDAEEIEARHEAVGELLADPLTREELHEHLRDVYDVERLISRVSRGRANARDLRALKDTLDVVPEIRGLLADADSKKLRDLRASLDDLPEIRDLLSRAIVPDPPQELTEGGVIRDGYDETLDDLRETERSGKRWIDDLEEQERERTGIDSLKVGHNAVHGYYIEVTNPNLDSVPANYQRRQTLKNSERFVTPELKEREDDIVRAEQRSQDLEYELFREVRNRVAEEAERVQATAAAVAAVDALASFATVAASHDYARPEVGGDGIHVEGGRHPVVERTEAGFVPNDTDLTPERRVAVVTGPNMSGKSTYMRQVALIVLLAQAGSFVPAERARLRVVDRIFTRVGASDDIAGGRSTFMVEMTELSSILRAATEDSLVLLDEVGRGTSTTDGLAIARAVTEYVHDELGATTLFATHHHELTADAERLADAVNLHFGATRNEEGVTFQHEVREGPATASYGVEVAQTAGVPEAVVERARELLDAADVDADASEEQTEPARTADSGDHDESAVEETLRDVNVAELTPVEALNVLNDLKRDLD; this is translated from the coding sequence ATGGACGCGGCGCTCGGCCCACCCGAGAAGATGGCCGAAAGCGAGGGTGACCTGACGCCGATGATGAGCCAGTACTTCGAGCTCACGCGGCGCTACGAGGACGCGCTCGTGCTCTTCCAGGTCGGGGACTTCTACGAGCTGTTCTGCGAGGCCGCGGAGGCGGCCGCCCGCATCTGCGAGATTACGCTGACCGCCCGCGAGGACTCCACGGGCGAGTACCCGATGGCGGGCGTGCCAATCGACAACGCGGAGCCGTACATCGACGACCTGCTTGACGCGGGCTACCGGGTCGCGGTCGCCGACCAAGTCGAGGACCCAGACGAGGTCACCGGGGTCGTCGAGCGCGCTGTCACCCGGGTCGTCACGCCCGGGACGCTGACCGAGGACGAACTGCTCGGGGGCGACGACAACAACTTCGTCGCGGCGGTCGCGGCCGACGACGACGGCGGCTTCGGCCTCGCGCTGTTGGACGTCTCGACCGGCGACTTCTACGCGACGAGCCTCCCGAACGCGGCGCGCGTACGGGACGAACTGGGGCGGTTCGCGCCCGCAGAACTTGTCACCGGACCGGGCGTGGCGGCGGAGCGCTTCGAGGATGGCACGTTCGTCGCGGAGTACGAGGACGCGGCGTTCGACGGCGAGCGCGCCGCGGAGACCGTGGCGGCGTACTTCGGGAGCGTGGACGCGCTCGCCGGCGACGCCGAAGTCGCGGCGTGTGGCGCGCTCCTCGATTACGCCGAGTACACCCGAGGTGGGGAGGACGGCGACCGGTTGGACTACCTGAACCACCTGACGCGGTACGACCCCCGCGAGTACCTCCAGATGGACGCCGTGGCGCTGCGGAGTCTGGAGGTGTTCGAGCAGCGCAGCGTCCACGGCGCGGAAGGCACCGCGCTCGTGGACGTGCTCGACGAGACGGCGTGCGCGCTCGGCCGGCGGACGCTCACGGACTGGCTGCGCCGGCCGCTGACCGACGCCGAGGAAATCGAGGCGCGCCACGAGGCGGTCGGCGAACTGCTCGCGGACCCGCTGACGCGGGAGGAACTGCACGAGCACCTGCGGGACGTCTACGACGTCGAGCGCCTGATTTCGCGGGTGTCGCGGGGCCGCGCGAACGCCCGGGACCTACGCGCGCTGAAGGACACGCTCGACGTGGTGCCCGAAATTCGCGGCCTGCTGGCGGACGCGGACAGCAAGAAGCTCCGCGACCTGCGCGCGAGTCTCGACGACCTCCCCGAGATTCGGGACCTGCTCTCGCGGGCCATCGTCCCGGACCCGCCCCAGGAACTCACGGAGGGCGGGGTCATCCGCGACGGCTACGACGAGACGCTGGACGACCTCCGGGAGACCGAGCGCTCCGGGAAGCGGTGGATAGATGACTTGGAGGAACAGGAGCGCGAGCGCACGGGCATCGACTCGCTGAAGGTCGGGCACAACGCGGTCCACGGCTACTACATCGAGGTGACGAACCCGAACCTCGACTCGGTGCCGGCGAACTACCAGCGCCGGCAGACGCTGAAGAACTCCGAGCGGTTCGTCACGCCCGAGCTGAAGGAGCGCGAGGACGACATCGTGCGCGCCGAACAGCGCTCCCAGGACCTCGAGTACGAGCTGTTCCGCGAGGTCCGCAATCGGGTCGCCGAGGAGGCCGAGCGCGTGCAGGCGACCGCGGCAGCAGTCGCGGCCGTGGACGCGCTGGCGTCGTTCGCGACAGTCGCCGCGAGCCACGACTACGCGCGCCCCGAGGTGGGCGGCGACGGCATCCACGTCGAGGGCGGCCGCCATCCCGTCGTGGAGCGCACGGAGGCCGGGTTCGTGCCGAACGACACCGACCTCACGCCCGAACGCCGGGTCGCGGTCGTCACGGGCCCGAACATGAGCGGGAAGTCCACGTACATGCGCCAGGTCGCCCTGATCGTGTTGCTCGCGCAGGCGGGGAGCTTCGTCCCCGCCGAGCGCGCGCGCCTCCGCGTGGTCGACCGCATCTTCACGCGCGTCGGCGCCAGCGACGACATCGCGGGCGGGCGCTCGACGTTCATGGTGGAGATGACCGAACTCTCCTCGATTCTGCGCGCCGCGACCGAGGACTCGCTGGTGTTGCTGGACGAGGTCGGCAGAGGGACTTCCACGACGGACGGCCTGGCCATCGCGCGCGCCGTCACCGAGTACGTCCACGACGAACTCGGCGCGACAACGCTGTTCGCGACCCATCACCACGAACTCACGGCGGACGCAGAGCGCCTCGCGGACGCCGTGAACCTCCACTTCGGCGCAACCCGGAACGAGGAGGGCGTGACCTTCCAACACGAAGTGCGGGAGGGGCCGGCGACGGCCTCCTACGGCGTCGAGGTCGCCCAAACTGCGGGCGTCCCCGAGGCAGTCGTCGAGCGCGCCCGCGAACTCCTCGACGCGGCAGACGTGGACGCGGACGCGAGCGAGGAGCAGACGGAGCCGGCGCGGACGGCAGACAGCGGCGACCACGACGAGTCGGCCGTCGAAGAGACGCTGCGTGACGTGAACGTCGCGGAACTCACGCCCGTGGAGGCGCTGAACGTCCTGAACGACCTCAAGCGCGACCTCGACTGA
- a CDS encoding NAD+ synthase, giving the protein MTDFDLDLAAAGDEIRSFLASYLDAAPADGYVVGVSGGLDSVLAAHLLADAVGPERVTGLLLPADPSDPENVEDARAVCERLGVAYREHDIQPVVDDVTAARDDLSKTAVGNVQARVRMVLLYQAANDANALVVGPNNRSELLLGYFTKYGDGAADVAPLADVYKTEAYDLAREVGVSDDVVAKTPTAELWEGQTDPDELGAPYEVIDPILHAYVDEDRTIEETVEATGADRETVTEFVERYEASTHKRERPPSPGVR; this is encoded by the coding sequence GTGACGGACTTCGACCTCGACCTCGCGGCGGCCGGCGACGAGATTCGGTCGTTCCTCGCGAGCTACCTCGACGCCGCGCCCGCGGACGGCTACGTCGTCGGCGTCAGCGGCGGGCTCGACTCCGTGCTCGCCGCGCACCTGCTCGCGGACGCCGTCGGCCCCGAGCGCGTCACGGGCCTCCTGCTGCCTGCCGACCCCAGCGACCCCGAGAACGTCGAAGACGCCCGTGCGGTCTGCGAGCGACTCGGGGTGGCCTACCGCGAACACGACATCCAGCCCGTCGTGGACGACGTCACCGCCGCGCGCGACGACCTCTCGAAGACCGCTGTGGGGAACGTGCAGGCGCGCGTCCGGATGGTCCTGCTCTATCAGGCCGCCAACGACGCGAACGCGCTCGTCGTCGGCCCGAACAACCGCTCGGAACTCCTGCTGGGTTACTTCACGAAGTACGGCGACGGCGCCGCCGACGTCGCGCCGCTCGCTGACGTCTACAAGACCGAGGCGTACGACCTCGCCCGCGAGGTCGGCGTCAGCGATGACGTCGTCGCGAAGACGCCCACGGCGGAACTCTGGGAGGGGCAGACCGACCCCGACGAACTCGGCGCACCTTACGAGGTCATCGACCCGATTCTGCACGCGTACGTCGACGAGGACCGAACAATCGAGGAGACCGTGGAGGCGACCGGCGCGGACCGCGAGACGGTCACCGAATTCGTCGAGCGCTACGAGGCCTCCACGCACAAGCGCGAGCGCCCGCCCTCGCCCGGCGTCCGGTAG
- a CDS encoding thioredoxin family protein: MSTQSRPNAQKPIRVVDGEQLRDVLDSHDRVLVDFYTKGCSLCQAIEPVLGNVAKATGITVAMVNPGDDISLVEEWDITSAPTLVLVEDGEEVGRLAEGFKGGDDIEAFLDEHLD; this comes from the coding sequence ATGAGCACACAGTCACGACCGAACGCACAGAAGCCGATTCGCGTCGTGGACGGCGAACAACTCCGCGACGTCCTCGACAGCCACGACCGCGTGCTCGTGGACTTCTACACGAAGGGCTGCTCGCTCTGTCAAGCCATCGAGCCAGTGCTGGGCAACGTCGCGAAAGCCACGGGCATCACGGTCGCGATGGTCAACCCCGGCGACGACATCTCGCTCGTGGAGGAGTGGGACATCACGAGCGCGCCGACACTCGTGCTCGTCGAGGACGGAGAAGAAGTCGGGCGGCTCGCAGAGGGATTCAAGGGTGGCGACGACATCGAGGCGTTCCTCGACGAGCACCTCGACTAG
- a CDS encoding MutS-related protein translates to MRLEEFWGVGPKTADKLETELGVPDAIDAIESANVRALVDAGISRGRATRILRRANGGEGMDALATDDARAVYKELVALAADYAVTPGAADRIRVRTPLTDRDAMRERLDDVEAARETWARLDGETQQAVLDTFDAHDDAGDTQRAAVETALALQDAVSEDSGVFASVTTLDRDALEDAAEALRYLTGDGVAAGADAKLDRLRERAGDLERLERDTFDVLEDVRSQGVEGTDEFREAFVQYVASEAGVEPRRVRSAMAADAADAADFVSTTLRALADDVREDEQDREDEVAADLRGAISTAREEVDAAVTAVSDLAVDVSLARFAEAHDLTRPEFVDADAIAVENARNLSLAAEAGDVQPVTYAVGDHSLDPPNGDRVAVLTGANSGGKTTLLETLCQVAVLAAMGLPVPADRAELGPVDAIVFHRRHASFNAGVLEATLNSVVPPLAEGDRTLMLVDEFEAITEPGSAADLLHGLVTLTVDEQALGVFVTHLAEDLEPLPDVARTDGIFAEGLSQDLDLLVDYQPRFGTVGKSTPEFIVSRLVADAGDRAERAGYETLARAVGEEAVQRTLADAEWSE, encoded by the coding sequence ATGCGATTAGAGGAGTTCTGGGGGGTCGGCCCGAAGACCGCCGACAAGCTGGAGACCGAGCTCGGCGTCCCCGACGCAATCGACGCCATCGAATCCGCGAACGTCCGCGCGCTCGTGGACGCCGGCATCTCGCGGGGACGGGCGACGCGCATCCTGCGCCGGGCGAACGGCGGCGAGGGGATGGACGCGCTCGCGACCGACGACGCCCGCGCCGTCTACAAGGAACTGGTCGCGCTCGCCGCCGACTACGCCGTCACGCCCGGCGCCGCGGACCGGATCCGCGTGCGGACGCCGCTGACCGACCGGGACGCGATGCGCGAGCGCCTCGACGACGTGGAGGCCGCGCGGGAGACGTGGGCGCGCCTCGACGGCGAGACCCAGCAGGCCGTTCTCGACACGTTCGACGCGCACGACGACGCCGGGGACACCCAGCGCGCGGCCGTCGAGACGGCGCTCGCCCTGCAGGACGCCGTCAGCGAGGACTCGGGCGTGTTCGCGTCGGTCACGACGCTCGACCGCGACGCGCTCGAAGACGCCGCAGAGGCGCTGCGCTACCTCACCGGCGACGGCGTGGCGGCGGGCGCGGACGCCAAACTCGACCGGCTCCGGGAGCGCGCCGGCGACCTCGAACGCCTCGAACGCGACACCTTCGACGTGCTCGAAGACGTGCGCTCGCAGGGCGTCGAGGGCACCGACGAGTTCCGGGAGGCGTTCGTCCAGTACGTCGCCAGCGAGGCCGGCGTCGAACCGCGCCGCGTGCGGTCGGCGATGGCCGCCGACGCCGCCGACGCCGCGGACTTCGTGAGCACGACGCTGCGCGCGCTCGCCGACGACGTCCGCGAGGACGAACAGGACCGCGAGGACGAGGTGGCCGCCGACCTCCGCGGCGCTATCTCGACCGCCCGCGAGGAAGTGGACGCCGCAGTCACAGCCGTCAGCGACCTCGCGGTCGACGTCTCGCTGGCGCGGTTCGCGGAGGCCCACGACCTCACGCGCCCCGAGTTCGTGGACGCGGACGCCATCGCCGTCGAGAACGCGCGCAACCTCTCGCTGGCCGCCGAGGCCGGCGACGTCCAGCCGGTGACGTACGCGGTCGGCGACCACTCGCTGGACCCGCCGAACGGCGACCGCGTCGCCGTGCTCACGGGCGCGAACTCCGGCGGGAAGACGACGCTGCTGGAGACGCTCTGTCAGGTCGCCGTGCTCGCCGCGATGGGGCTGCCCGTCCCCGCCGACCGCGCCGAACTCGGGCCCGTGGACGCCATCGTCTTCCACCGGCGGCACGCGTCGTTCAACGCGGGCGTCCTCGAAGCCACGCTGAACTCCGTCGTGCCGCCGCTGGCCGAGGGCGACCGCACGCTGATGCTCGTCGACGAGTTCGAAGCCATCACCGAGCCCGGGAGCGCCGCCGACCTCCTCCACGGTCTCGTCACGCTCACGGTCGACGAGCAGGCGCTGGGCGTGTTCGTCACCCACCTCGCCGAGGACCTCGAACCCCTGCCGGACGTCGCGCGCACCGACGGCATCTTCGCGGAGGGCCTCAGTCAGGACCTCGACCTGCTCGTGGACTACCAGCCGCGCTTCGGCACCGTCGGGAAGTCCACGCCGGAGTTCATCGTCTCCCGGCTGGTCGCGGACGCCGGGGACCGCGCCGAGCGCGCCGGCTACGAGACGCTCGCGCGCGCCGTCGGCGAGGAGGCCGTCCAGCGCACGCTCGCGGACGCCGAGTGGTCCGAGTAG
- the nucS gene encoding endonuclease NucS, translated as MTRALSAPDADRAAAFAADARGDGLAVSLVGECATEFEGRAERSLPAGVRSVLWKPDDTVLVHGATGRDPDAWATGGSVAVEATDGRLELRCGDGDAADALTVRFDSVQHAAAFDPADADAEVSGTESDLKERVLADPDLVEPGFQPRSTERETPAGPVDVYGRGRDGAVVAVELKARRVGPAAASQLERYVNALRRDLHADADVRGVLVAPEITEKARRLLAENGLSFSPVE; from the coding sequence GTGACCCGCGCGCTCTCAGCCCCCGACGCCGACCGCGCCGCCGCCTTCGCCGCGGACGCCCGCGGCGACGGCCTCGCGGTCTCGCTCGTCGGCGAGTGCGCCACCGAGTTCGAGGGGCGCGCCGAGCGCAGCCTCCCTGCGGGCGTTCGGAGCGTCCTCTGGAAGCCCGACGACACCGTGCTCGTCCACGGCGCGACCGGCCGCGACCCCGACGCGTGGGCGACCGGCGGTAGTGTCGCCGTCGAAGCAACTGACGGTCGTCTCGAACTCCGCTGCGGCGACGGCGACGCCGCGGACGCGCTCACCGTCCGGTTCGACTCGGTTCAGCACGCCGCCGCATTCGACCCCGCGGATGCCGACGCCGAGGTTTCCGGCACCGAGTCCGACCTCAAGGAGCGCGTGCTCGCCGACCCCGACCTCGTCGAACCCGGCTTCCAGCCGCGCAGCACGGAGCGCGAGACGCCCGCCGGCCCCGTGGACGTCTACGGCCGCGGCCGCGACGGCGCCGTGGTCGCCGTCGAACTCAAGGCCCGCCGCGTCGGCCCTGCCGCGGCCTCACAGCTGGAACGCTACGTGAACGCGCTCCGCCGCGACCTCCACGCCGACGCCGACGTGCGCGGCGTGCTCGTCGCACCCGAAATCACGGAGAAGGCTCGCCGCCTGCTCGCGGAGAACGGGCTCTCCTTCTCGCCCGTCGAGTAG